In Modestobacter versicolor, a single genomic region encodes these proteins:
- a CDS encoding ABC transporter permease: MTSTTTRSSEPAGGASAARPPRTRQSVMAGPVGRNLGLVVALVLLCIAGVVTAGDRFADIDNVLTILRLASVIGVVSIGMTFVIIGGGIDLSVGALVALSSVWATTLATQQMAEDTHWIVMVFTALVVGSVAGLVNGVVIAYGKLVAFIATLAMLAAARGLAEIIANRRTQIVQDRDFVRFFSGDVLGIPTLVIVFALVSIAGWVLLNRTTFGRRTFAVGGNAEAARLAGIRVQRHTVLLYVLSGFTCGIAAVLLMARTTTGSSTHGTLYELDAIAAVVIGGTLLIGGRGTIVGTVLGVLIFTTLGNVFTLNDLSSSAQAVARGVIIVAAVLLQQRLVTGSATMRTPRSMSATSGGPAGATSGGSAVPGGPAGDGPGGDPTAP, from the coding sequence GTGACCTCGACGACGACGCGGAGTTCCGAGCCCGCCGGGGGCGCCTCCGCCGCCCGGCCGCCCCGGACCCGCCAGAGCGTGATGGCCGGCCCGGTGGGGCGCAACCTCGGCCTGGTGGTCGCCCTGGTGCTGCTGTGCATCGCCGGGGTCGTCACCGCCGGCGACCGGTTCGCCGACATCGACAACGTGCTGACGATCCTCCGGCTGGCCTCGGTCATCGGCGTGGTCAGCATCGGGATGACCTTCGTCATCATCGGCGGCGGGATCGACCTGTCGGTGGGGGCGCTGGTCGCCCTCTCCTCGGTCTGGGCGACCACGCTGGCGACCCAGCAGATGGCCGAGGACACCCACTGGATCGTCATGGTGTTCACCGCGCTGGTGGTCGGCTCGGTGGCCGGGCTGGTCAACGGCGTGGTGATCGCCTACGGCAAGCTCGTCGCCTTCATCGCCACGCTGGCGATGCTCGCCGCCGCCCGCGGCCTGGCCGAGATCATCGCCAACCGGCGCACCCAGATCGTGCAGGACCGGGACTTCGTCCGGTTCTTCTCCGGTGACGTGCTCGGCATCCCGACCCTGGTCATCGTCTTCGCCCTGGTCTCGATCGCCGGCTGGGTGCTGCTCAACCGGACGACGTTCGGCCGGCGCACCTTCGCCGTCGGCGGCAACGCCGAGGCCGCCCGGCTGGCCGGCATCCGGGTCCAGCGGCACACCGTGCTGCTGTACGTGCTGTCCGGCTTCACCTGCGGCATCGCCGCGGTCCTGCTGATGGCCCGGACGACGACCGGCAGCAGCACCCACGGCACCCTCTACGAGCTCGACGCCATCGCCGCCGTCGTCATCGGCGGGACGCTGCTCATCGGCGGCCGCGGCACCATCGTCGGCACCGTGCTCGGGGTGCTGATCTTCACCACGCTGGGCAACGTCTTCACCCTCAACGACCTGTCCAGCTCCGCGCAGGCGGTCGCCCGTGGCGTGATCATCGTCGCCGCCGTCCTGCTCCAGCAGCGGCTGGTCACCGGGTCGGCCACGATGCGCACCCCGCGGTCGATGTCAGCGACCTCCGGCGGGCCGGCCGGTGCGACCTCCGGCGGCTCCGCGGTGCCCGGTGGCCCGGCCGGCGACGGACCCGGCGGCGACCCGACCGCCCCCTGA
- a CDS encoding ROK family transcriptional regulator, with amino-acid sequence MAHPSASASALLHHVRTGRARSRAELIALTGASRNTVSARVDQLIAANLLEEGGRGWSTGGRPPTLLRFNSRAGCVLAVDLGVTSVDVAVTDLSAEILATVGHPIDIAEGPGPVLAEVDRLAGLVLAEAGLTPADVCAVGVGVPGPVEFSTGRPVHPPIMPGWHDHPIPAAFARYDCPVYADNDVNVMALGEMGIAGSVEDVLVIKVGTGIGCGIIVDGQVYRGAQGSAGDIGHISVTPPDGRTVVCRCGNENCLEAIAGGGALLRDAIAAGLPVTTTRELVQLAAHGDGRALELVRDAGRTIGTVLASLVNFFNPHRIVMTGGVAQAGNPLLAGIREAVYGRSLPLAARALDITVSDAPDLSGRLGAALMAIEGYLDEDSVHRAAAGSSDASTR; translated from the coding sequence GTGGCCCACCCCTCCGCCTCCGCGAGCGCGCTGCTGCACCACGTGCGCACCGGCCGGGCGCGGAGCCGCGCGGAGCTGATCGCGCTGACCGGGGCGTCCCGGAACACGGTGAGCGCGCGGGTCGACCAGCTCATCGCCGCGAACCTGCTGGAGGAGGGCGGGCGCGGCTGGAGCACCGGCGGCCGGCCGCCCACGCTGCTGCGGTTCAACAGCCGAGCCGGCTGCGTGCTCGCCGTCGACCTCGGGGTCACCAGCGTCGACGTCGCCGTCACCGACCTGTCCGCGGAGATCCTGGCGACGGTCGGCCACCCGATCGACATCGCCGAGGGCCCCGGCCCGGTGCTCGCCGAGGTCGACCGGCTGGCCGGGCTGGTGCTGGCCGAGGCGGGGCTGACCCCGGCCGACGTGTGCGCCGTCGGCGTCGGCGTGCCCGGCCCGGTGGAGTTCTCCACCGGGCGGCCGGTGCACCCGCCGATCATGCCCGGCTGGCACGACCACCCGATCCCGGCCGCCTTCGCCCGCTACGACTGCCCCGTGTACGCCGACAACGACGTCAACGTGATGGCGCTGGGCGAGATGGGCATCGCCGGATCGGTCGAGGACGTGCTGGTGATCAAGGTGGGCACCGGCATCGGCTGCGGGATCATCGTCGACGGGCAGGTCTACCGCGGGGCGCAGGGCAGCGCGGGCGACATCGGGCACATCTCGGTGACCCCGCCGGACGGCCGGACCGTGGTGTGCCGCTGCGGCAACGAGAACTGCCTCGAGGCGATCGCCGGTGGTGGCGCCCTGCTGCGGGACGCGATCGCAGCCGGGCTGCCGGTGACGACGACGCGCGAGCTGGTCCAGCTGGCCGCGCACGGCGACGGGCGGGCGCTGGAGCTGGTCCGCGACGCCGGCCGGACCATCGGCACGGTGCTGGCCAGCCTGGTCAACTTCTTCAACCCGCACCGGATCGTGATGACCGGGGGAGTGGCGCAGGCCGGCAACCCGCTGCTGGCCGGCATCCGCGAGGCCGTCTACGGCCGGTCGCTGCCGCTGGCCGCCCGGGCGCTGGACATCACCGTCAGCGACGCCCCGGACCTCTCCGGCCGGCTCGGTGCCGCGCTGATGGCCATCGAGGGGTACCTCGACGAGGACTCCGTGCACCGGGCCGCCGCCGGCAGCTCCGACGCCTCCACGCGCTGA
- a CDS encoding substrate-binding domain-containing protein, whose amino-acid sequence MSATPQRPFRRLLSTTVCLVGASVLVVGCTSNSSDDDESSGGGGNNAVSANDDTGDTVTIGFSAPAADHGWMAGITEAARAEADKYEDVELRVAEGTNDVSTQISQVETFINDGVDAIVLLPFDGAALTPVALEAMEAGIPVINVDREFDSPFAARATVLGDNYGMGVSAGTYVCSQLGDKPDAVVAEIAGIDSLPLTQDRSQGFADALADCGLDVDNRVAAEFTVESGEEAASNLLQAAPQIDAIWNHDDDQGVGVLAAIENAGRDEFFMVGGAGSANAMRAIQAGDSVLKATVIYPSTQAADGVRLARLLAQDKSLSDLVEVEIPRQIVLNAPVVTEDNVDQYIDTAFES is encoded by the coding sequence ATGTCTGCAACGCCGCAGCGGCCGTTCCGTCGCCTGTTGTCCACCACCGTCTGCCTGGTCGGAGCCAGCGTCCTGGTGGTGGGCTGCACCAGCAACTCCTCCGACGACGACGAGTCCTCGGGCGGCGGCGGCAACAACGCCGTCAGCGCCAACGACGACACCGGCGACACCGTCACCATCGGGTTCTCCGCCCCGGCGGCCGACCACGGCTGGATGGCCGGCATCACCGAGGCCGCCCGCGCCGAGGCCGACAAGTACGAGGACGTGGAGCTGCGGGTCGCCGAGGGCACCAACGACGTCAGCACCCAGATCAGCCAGGTCGAGACCTTCATCAACGACGGCGTCGACGCGATCGTGCTGCTGCCCTTCGACGGCGCGGCGCTGACCCCGGTCGCGCTGGAGGCGATGGAGGCCGGCATCCCGGTCATCAACGTCGACCGCGAGTTCGACAGCCCGTTCGCCGCCCGGGCCACCGTGCTCGGCGACAACTACGGCATGGGCGTCTCGGCCGGCACCTACGTCTGCTCCCAGCTGGGCGACAAGCCCGACGCCGTGGTCGCCGAGATCGCCGGCATCGACTCGCTGCCGCTGACCCAGGACCGCAGCCAGGGCTTCGCCGACGCGCTGGCCGACTGCGGCCTGGACGTCGACAACCGGGTCGCCGCGGAGTTCACCGTGGAGTCCGGTGAGGAGGCGGCGTCCAACCTGCTGCAGGCCGCACCGCAGATCGACGCCATCTGGAACCACGACGACGACCAGGGCGTCGGCGTGCTGGCCGCGATCGAGAACGCCGGCCGCGACGAGTTCTTCATGGTCGGCGGCGCCGGCTCCGCAAACGCGATGCGCGCCATCCAGGCCGGTGACTCGGTCCTGAAGGCCACCGTCATCTACCCGTCCACCCAGGCGGCCGACGGCGTCCGGCTGGCCCGCCTGCTGGCCCAGGACAAGTCGCTGTCCGACCTCGTCGAGGTGGAGATCCCGCGGCAGATCGTGCTCAACGCCCCGGTCGTCACCGAGGACAACGTCGACCAGTACATCGACACGGCGTTCGAGTCCTGA